Sequence from the Panicum virgatum strain AP13 chromosome 5N, P.virgatum_v5, whole genome shotgun sequence genome:
taatgacggtaattaatttatgattggctatagttatgctacagtaaccatcctctaatcacacggtcaaagaccttattagattcttcaagatcactagcgcaggggttctggaattggttttgtaagCTAGTTTTATTTGATACCGTAATTAACGGTTAAAATATTACTATTCATTAGTATACTACAAAACTAGCGCGAACGAAATAGGACGAGAATGTGTGAAGGCATGTGTGCGTCACGTTACTCTAGCGCATTTAATACTTTCCACCGGTTTGGTCTCACCATACCATCGCGGGTCGGGAGGTTGGATCTGGCCGTTGGAGGACGCATCCTCCCGAGCTCATGCATCCGCGAGGGGTCGGGAGGCTGCCGCGACCCTCGCTGGCGGGCGGTCTGACTCTCGCGTCACCGCATGTCATGCGGGTCCCGATGCTCAGTGTGCTTCAGGTTGTGTTTAGTTGTTTACATATAAatttttgcgttggaatcttattaatttgaagtactaaataaagtctatttacaaatttttttcataggtgggttgtaaatcgcgcgacgaatctaataatgctaattaatctatgattaatccataattagcggatgattattgtagcatcactgttgcaaatcatagattacgtaagctcattaaattcgtctcgcgatttacagcccatccatacaaaaagttttataaataaacttcatttagtactccatgtatgtatgtcaacattcgatgtgacgttttttttaaGCTTACGGGGTTTACGGGTAAAAATTTAAACAGTGCCTCAGTTCTTGGGCTCATCTTCCTAGGCCGGTTATCCGGTATTGGCCTGGCCTGGGACTCGTGATATCTTACCCTTTCACATCGTCATTTTTTTCATGACAAGAGTCCACGGCCCTTGCCATATCAAGCCCAATTATCGCACCGGTGTTGTATGCTAGCTTAGTACTAAGCGATCTGTGTGGTTGATATGCTGGCTGTAGACCAATAATTCGTCCTCCTAGGAGCAAAGTGAGAACAGTTGGACTAAACCTTAGTGTATGGACCAACATGTTCTCAAACCTGGTACATCAGGGGCAGGGCATGTACCATGCATTAAGTGTTTCGTGCGGCTCACTCTTCCTTTCTTGAGATTTCGAATTGTCGCGGTACCATGCATGTGGTTCGGTCATTTGGCGCATGGCTTGGGCAGGTAAGTAACGGGACCAGCTGCTTCATCTTTGCCGAAGCCAGTTGGAGGCTTTCTGCCAACGTGTTTAGCTCGCACCGGTATATAGCCGTATGCATTTGTAAAGACATCGATCACGTATGACCTCGGAAGAGACTTGAATGATGAAGCTTCTTCAGGAAACATGCTTGCTTAGTTGCTTGTTGAAACAAAACAATGGAACTGGCATGGGGAGACGCAGATGCAGATGCTATAGCCTACTATCTAGAGAGGTTATTCGTCAATCCAGTGGCTCCTGAATTTCAGAGCGTAATAAGCGAGCAGTTGGCATCGATCTCGTTTCTGCTTCAGATGATAATGGCATCTTTGCCAGTGGGCAGCAGCATCTTGCTTTCTCTGATGACGCTTCTCAGGAATGCAGCAGAGCTCTCTCAAGTTTTGATCAGAGACAGAAATCCATGGAGAGTCGTTGACGCCATGGACAATGTACGCCTCCACCACTAGCAGCAGTTCTACAGCAAGTTGAAGACCGCCTCTGCGAGTCTGCTCCGTGCCAAACTGCCAAGTCTTCGTCTCCGCCGCGCCGTGGCTGCTTCTTCGACCGAGACACCAACCAAGCGGCATCGAAGTCAAGGAACCGAACAACCCCCCGGCCCCTCCTGATGAGTTGATGTCGCAACAACAAAAACCAGCCTGATGTGACGATCGAGAGCCGCGCGCGCCTTGGAGTCTCAGAAGCAGTACTCTGAACCGCGTCTGAACTGCATCCGCCACAGCTCGACACGTAGTACTCTGAGCTGCATCGCTGATGACAAGGAGGAGCTTCCAAATTGCCGTCTACTGGCGCACCACTAGTTGGCACATGTAGCCGCCCGGACTTGCTTGCTTTGACATAgtagccgcggcggccggccggacagAGATGTAGTatgtatatacacacacacacacacacacccagtGATCGATCTCTGCGACCATTAatcgtagcagcagcagcacaggaTAGGACGGAGAAGATGGCTGACTGGGGCCCGGTGCTGATCGCGGTGCTCTTCTTCGTGCTGCTCACGCCGGGGCTGCTGTTCCAGATCCCCGGCAGCAACAGGGGCATCCCGGAGTTCCACAGCATGCGCACCAGCGGCATGGCCATCTTCGTCCACACCCTCCTCTTCTTCGGCTTCTGCACCATCTTCATGGTCGCCGTCGGGGTCCACCTCTACGCCGACTAAGCCATCCTGCCAGCTAGTACCTAGGGTCCAGACGTCCAGCAAGTCCAAGCCCAAGGGACGACGAGCCATCAGTACGTCCttcacctcgccggccgcctgctGTACCGTTGCTTCTCGGTTAGTCGACTGCAGGGCAACATTTTTTTCAGGCCGAGTTCTAAGGCTTCTAGCAACACTACTATGAGTGAACTGATACTagaaaacattttttttctagagTAAGTAAGCGTGGTCAATGCCAATTTTCGTCCCTGCTGTGTGTCTCTCTccaagtttttcttttcttcgcaTCTCCTATTCTTCGCTCTTCTGAACTCTGCCCAAGTGATCCAAACAATCCAATCTGCTGGCGTAAAAGATGCGTACAAAACTACAGTTAAACGAGCTGCCCCCACCAGATCAGCAACGCGCAAGGCGACGGATGTCACGGCACAGCACAGAGCCAAAGGGCCCCCAACCCAAGGCCACAAAACAAAAGCCTCGATGGATGAGGAGTGGGAGTGGAGCGGGGCAGGTCGCGGATGGATGCGCGACGGGCGGACCGGACGCACGGACACGGACATGAGGCGGGACGCGACGGCAACGTCCCACCCAACCCAACGCCGCGCGCATGATTggtggcaggcaggcaggcgccgctgctcctgcagcgccggtttggtttggtttgcttGGGGTCGGAGCAGGGGGTCGCCGTCGGCTTGCTTTAATACGCGGGGGAGCgggcgcctccccagcgtctGCCGAGAGAGttcgggaggaggaagacgaggcaAGAAGAAGAGGGTGAGGAGGGTCATCGGAGATGTCGGACTGGgggccggtggtggtggcggtggtgctgTTCGTGCTGCTCTCGCCggggctgctgctgcagctgccggCCAAGGGCGGCCGCCTCGTCGAGTTCGGCAACTTCCAGACCAGCGGTGCCTCCATCTTCGTCCACgccatcatcttcttcgcccTCACCGCCGTCTTCCTCATCGCCATCGGGGTCCACATCACCACCGactagccggccggccggccttagCTGCCGAGCACCTCGTACGATACGGCAGCCTGTATGTGCATCAGTATTTGCAGATTGTAAATTTGTAACTGTACTGTACCCCTCGGCTAGCAGTTAAAGCGTTTATATATGCAGGGATTTGTAATCTTCTTATCAGACGGATTTTAAAACTATTGTACACTAGCCACTGAATTTCTTTCTGATCATGCTACTTGCTCCATTCCAATCAGATTGTTTACTTCAGTTCCACTCCAGTCATCCATCATACATTCCATACTACCAGTTAGGCAGTTACACAACTTGAAAATAACTCTAGATCCTTGGAGGATTAGACCTGCAAACCTGTCCAGCTAAGCAGAAGCTCACACCCATGTTTCCAGGCCTGGAAGCCTGAAACCAACTAGCACTCACGCCAGACAACCGAACAAATCTGAAGCTGTTCTCTATGCATGAATCGGAGACAGTATACATGGCACAAGAACCAAGCATCAGAAACCAACGCAAGATACCCTCCTTACAACGACTCCACCGCCGTTTCACAGCTCAAAAGTCCCCCCTCCATAGCAAACCGGCATGTTCCAGCTTGCAAGAACTCAGCTACAATTCATCCCAGGGCTTCCTTGTATCCCTATGACAACCACTGAACCACTCCCTCACTCCTACAGTAGCACATCGCATTGCACCGGATATACGTCAGAGTCCCGACCAAAAGGTAAACTAGCGATTCACAAACGGCGGCACGCAGAATGTGCTGAGCAGCTAGACGATCAGTAGGTCAGCAGGCTGAGAACACATTCAGAAGTTCAGTCACCTCCGGCTGCGCCTGGGAGATGGCGCCGCCTTCTTTTCCTCGACATACTGCGCGAATCTTACCCTCGGTCTCTGGGTTCCAATGACAAGTTAGAAACCATGCATCAGCTTTAGTGTGCCTGCCCGGTCAGGTCAAGTGCAACTAGGTGGTTCAGCAGTTTCAGGGTACAGCAACTACTTACAGGGATTCTGCAGTGGGAATTCAGATCCTCGAACATCTGCCGGCAACGTTCTCTGGCCACCTCTTCCACCCGAGACGCCTGTCTGCAAGCTGCTTGTGTCGACTCTCGCTGCAATTTCAAGCAAAGATAACAATTGAAGGATTTTGTAAACTTCAAATTTGTGATGAATATAAAACTGTAATTCAAGTGAGCAGACATCTTCAGACAGGGCAACACAAAAAAGTGCCATTCAAGAGTAAGAAAATGGAAACCTCTGGCTGGGAACAGGCCAAAGTTGTACCTAGTCACTTGAAGGCGTAAGGTTCCATTTCACATGTCCAAGTTCATGCTTACAAGTTGCACACAATTAGAATTTTTTCCCCCTAGGATTATTCAGACCTCATGCATGGCAAAACACAAATAGAAATGATTTGAAGATTGCAGCTAGGACATAGGTTTTACAATACATGTGCAGGTAGCGATGAATTTAGTATCGATTGTATCAGCTACAGTAAGGTTGACATCGTCTTCTCCAATGTCTGCACGTGATCAGTGACCAACAAGCTTAGTTCCAGTGACCAATGACAAATTATGATCCCTTATTACGGGAACAATTCTGGCTATGACATTGCTGGTGTGAAATGCatccttgtatttataggattGCCAAATAAAGATCTAGAAGTATTTCTATAGCTAAGCTTTCTTACTGCCTAAAGTATGCAAATGATAGTCCATGATAGGAAGAAACTCCATAGACGCAGAAGGCAAGTTACCTAGTTTTGTGAGTTATCTTGAAAATTATTCCAAAAGGCTACCAGATTCTACAATAACATTCTCTTTAGAAAAAATCTAGCATAACATATTCTAGGAGATGCTTATCCTGACCTTGAATATTCAGATTAGATGATACCACACAAGTCAATGTAAAAATACTAGTAAAGCATGGATAACATTTCTAAATATGGAACCTCATGACaaggaaaagaaacaaaaggtGCAATGCAAGTAATTATGCTTACTTGGACAGCAGGCTTCTCGACTAGACTCCTAAGATTTGCCACCTCCTTCAATAAGTTACTTATTATATCATCTGCTTCTTGCATTTGCTTCCTAGAGAACTCAAAAGCTCGGTCAGCATGTAGACGAAACGTAGAGCAGTCCAAACACATGCAGATACCCTTGCACCCCCTTGGATGCCTCTTAAGTATTCCTTTCTTTGGAGAAAGCTTCTTAGGAGAATACTTATTAGGAGAAAGAGCTCCTTTTTCCatagaatgagtagcaccactTGGCTGGGATATGCCTGCTTTGCATCCCGATTCAGTGAGTGGAATACATCCAGACATTTCCTCTACTGATAAGGATCTGTCAATAGCACAAGGATCAGAAGACCTGCATATCATTTGTATGTCACAGTCAAGAAGCTGATCATCATGAGAAGCCACAGAATCCTCAGGATCTTGTGCACAACACCAATGCAACAATGGTCTCACGGTCTTGGTAGGGCTAACAAAACCAACATCATGACATCGTGAGTCTTTGGTTTGGCACTGCAGTACTTCAGCGAATTCAGCATTATCTTGCAGTTGTGCAGTCAGGGACTCCTTTGCGACACAGGGCTGAAGCTGCTCATTGGCAAGATCGTCAACCTTGTCTGAATTTTCTTCATCTCCATCTAAAGGTGATGGCTCTTCTTGTGTGGCCTTTTGCATGTCAGTCATCTCATTCTTCGAAGGAGAGATTTCTGATACAGCAGGCTGAAACTCCATGCTATCCAGAACATGGCTCCCATCTGACTTTACTACTTCATCTTGTACACTTCTTTTGACTTCATCTCTTTTGCACTCCTCTGGAGAATCCTCTGACACAGCAATCTGATGCTGACCACTTGCCTGGACATCATCCCCATCTGATATTAAATTACCCTCAGAAGTTACTGGGTCTTGACCTGAAGTCAAAGCTTCCTGCTGCAAGACATTTTGCGCTTCAGCTGCATCGTATTCTGGAGGAAAGGCTTTTGTAACGGCAGTCTGATGCTGCTTGTCATCAAGAAAACAATTTTTTTCAGCTTTTGGTGGCTCTGCTTCCATTCTTTCAACTTGAGCTCTGCTGCATTCCTGAGAAGTGTCATCAGAGAAAGCAAGATGCTGCTGCTGACTGGCAAAGATGCCATTATCATCTGACGCTAGTAGCCTTTCCTCTGCGACTCTTCGAATTTTGACCCTTTGACCTTCCTGAGAAGAGATTTCTGATACAGCAAGGCAAAATAGCACATTATAAGAAAAAACAAACTTTGTAAAGGTACCACATAATCTTGATGAACTGAACCCAGCAATCATCGTACCATTCTCCATGAGAAATGGCAGCATCCTTTTGTAGCTGAACGAGCTCGGATGATGAACAAACCTCGACCTCGTGCACCGGGCAAGCCACTGAAACACACAATCGCACTCTCCATTATTTCATACAGCAAACAGGGTCAATCTGAAGTTCTGAACATGGTTCGTGAACTGCTAATACGAGACGTGGTAACAACAAACTCACCGGCTTGCTGCTTGCAAGGTCATGAGGGACAGTGTTGGCCTCTTCCGTCACGTTGTTGCAGCCATCCTTCACCTCGGTGTCTCCTCCAGTCTTCACCACCACCGGCTCCACAGAATCCATGGCATCACATTCGAGGCGAGTCTCACCCAAAGGCTCATCAATCAACCGAGAGTCAGATCTGCTGAGCTCGTTCTTTGAGTGCACAGCCGCGCTGTCTGAGGGCACTTCCTTGTCGATTGAGCTATCTGAACCACGCAAGCACATACGCACGACGGCACGAGCATGGAGACGGCATATAAGAACAAAGTAACGGGAACCGGACCATACGGAGAAGACAAATCCGCGGGGAATCGGAGTCGGAGAGGGCGTTACCGTTCTTGGCCATCTCGTTGAGGAAAGGCAGCAGCCGCCTGTAGCCGAACGAGCCGGGGTCGCGCACGAGCTTGGACCGCGGGAGCACCTGACCCAGAGGGGAACCAAGACAATCAGACGCCGAAGTCCCAGAGCGCCAATGCAGGTAGGCACCGCCGCACCGGCACGGACAGATCGAGAAACCAGCACTGACTTACCGGCTTCCGGTCGAGGtcttcggcagcggcggcggccgacgcggcCTCCGGTGGCGTGCTCTCCACAGATCCGGACTTCACGGGTGCGGTGCACTCGGGGGAGGAGCCGACGgaaccggcggcgggcgggacgacgcggcggaggcggaggtccTTGACGgagacgccgccgacgccgctgtGGAGGAGGAGCTCCGCGTGGCGGCGGGAGGTGACGCCGCCTAGGTGCGCGGCGCCGCGGGTTAGGTGGCCCGGCATGGTGGCTTCctccacacgcgcgcgcgcgcgcgctcgcctcgGGGTGTCGGCGTCTGACGGGGGGCTGTGAGATGGCGGGAGAggagagaagcccaaggaagagagaaaattagaagaggcggcggcgggttttGGCGGCAAAAACTGGGATCCATTGGCGCCAAAATAGTGGGGGCGGGAGAAGGGCGGGCTTTGCCAGGGCCCACCCGcctcgttttttttttttgaaagaacccGCCTAGGGGGTTAGTCAGCCCGTT
This genomic interval carries:
- the LOC120676560 gene encoding uncharacterized protein LOC120676560, with amino-acid sequence MYIHTHTHTPSDRSLRPLIVAAAAQDRTEKMADWGPVLIAVLFFVLLTPGLLFQIPGSNRGIPEFHSMRTSGMAIFVHTLLFFGFCTIFMVAVGVHLYAD
- the LOC120676562 gene encoding uncharacterized protein LOC120676562, whose translation is MSDWGPVVVAVVLFVLLSPGLLLQLPAKGGRLVEFGNFQTSGASIFVHAIIFFALTAVFLIAIGVHITTD
- the LOC120676469 gene encoding uncharacterized protein LOC120676469 isoform X1 — translated: MPGHLTRGAAHLGGVTSRRHAELLLHSGVGGVSVKDLRLRRVVPPAAGSVGSSPECTAPVKSGSVESTPPEAASAAAAAEDLDRKPVLPRSKLVRDPGSFGYRRLLPFLNEMAKNDSSIDKEVPSDSAAVHSKNELSRSDSRLIDEPLGETRLECDAMDSVEPVVVKTGGDTEVKDGCNNVTEEANTVPHDLASSKPWLARCTRSRFVHHPSSFSYKRMLPFLMENEISSQEGQRVKIRRVAEERLLASDDNGIFASQQQHLAFSDDTSQECSRAQVERMEAEPPKAEKNCFLDDKQHQTAVTKAFPPEYDAAEAQNVLQQEALTSGQDPVTSEGNLISDGDDVQASGQHQIAVSEDSPEECKRDEVKRSVQDEVVKSDGSHVLDSMEFQPAVSEISPSKNEMTDMQKATQEEPSPLDGDEENSDKVDDLANEQLQPCVAKESLTAQLQDNAEFAEVLQCQTKDSRCHDVGFVSPTKTVRPLLHWCCAQDPEDSVASHDDQLLDCDIQMICRSSDPCAIDRSLSVEEMSGCIPLTESGCKAGISQPSGATHSMEKGALSPNKYSPKKLSPKKGILKRHPRGCKGICMCLDCSTFRLHADRAFEFSRKQMQEADDIISNLLKEVANLRSLVEKPAVQRESTQAACRQASRVEEVARERCRQMFEDLNSHCRIPRPRVRFAQYVEEKKAAPSPRRSRR
- the LOC120676469 gene encoding uncharacterized protein LOC120676469 isoform X2, producing MPGHLTRGAAHLGGVTSRRHAELLLHSGVGGVSVKDLRLRRVVPPAAGSVGSSPECTAPVKSGSVESTPPEAASAAAAAEDLDRKPVLPRSKLVRDPGSFGYRRLLPFLNEMAKNDSSIDKEVPSDSAAVHSKNELSRSDSRLIDEPLGETRLECDAMDSVEPVVVKTGGDTEVKDGCNNVTEEANTVPHDLASSKPWLARCTRSRFVHHPSSFSYKRMLPFLMENEISSQEGQRVKIRRVAEERLLASDDNGIFASQQQHLAFSDDTSQECSRAQVERMEAEPPKAEKNCFLDDKQHQTAVTKAFPPEYDAAEAQNVLQQEALTSGQDPVTSEGNLISDGDDVQASGQHQIAVSEDSPEECKRDEVKRSVQDEVVKSDGSHVLDSMEFQPAVSEISPSKNEMTDMQKATQEEPSPLDGDEENSDKVDDLANEQLQPCVAKESLTAQLQDNAEFAEVLQCQTKDSRCHDVGFVSPTKTVRPLLHWCCAQDPEDSVASHDDQLLDCDIQMICRSSDPCAIDRSLSVEEMSGCIPLTESGCKAGISQPSGATHSMEKGALSPNKYSPKKLSPKKGILKRHPRGCKGICMCLDCSTFRLHADRAFEFSRKQMQEADDIISNLLKEVANLRSLVEKPAVQTLEKTMSTLL